The sequence below is a genomic window from Anopheles cruzii chromosome 3, idAnoCruzAS_RS32_06, whole genome shotgun sequence.
TCACTGGCCAGCATTGTGCACGGTTCCGAGAGGTCGGAGACGAGCGTCATCTTCTGGGTGGTGACCGGAGCCTGGTACAGCACCGAGTGCCGGGTGAAGAGccgcccggtgacggtgatctCGCCGCTCTCGGCCATCCCAAACGCTTCGACCAGCAGCACGCCGCCGTCCCGCGTGAGGGCACAGTTGTCGGGTTCGCGGGTCGACAGCGTCACACGCTGGCTGACCAGCAGCTCGGTGCCGAACGGGGTCGGCTCGAGGCGCGGGTACGGCAGCTTGTACTCGTTCAGCTGGTTCTCGACGATGGCGCTGGTCGTATCCTCGATCACCGTCCCAAGCGCCTCCAGCGAGACGGGCGCCCGCGACCGGACGCACTTCAGGATGGCGTCCATCTGGCGATCGTAGTGGTACCCGTTGGTCCGCCCCATCGGTCCCGCCCGCACGTTCACCTCCTCGAAGTGCAGCAGGTTGTGCACGTTGTAGTCGATCAGGTGCGGCCCGTAGAGTACGGAGAAGTCAGCCACGAATGTGTTCAGGAGCTGGCCGGCCACAAACGTGTTgcactccagcagcagctcgtcgcTGATCAGGATCCGCATTGCCAGGTGCAGGTACAGGAAGTGCACGTAGTACTTCGTCGGCAGGTGCTTTCGCAGCACGATCGGCGAATAGTAGAGCAGGAACTGGCGCCAATCGTACGCGTCCCACTCCTCCAGCGCGTCCATCCGGCGCGGCTTCTGGCGGAACTCGCGCGGACAGTACCGCCCGATCGCGTCCATCTTGGCGGAGATCCACTTCAGCGTCTTCCGGTTCAACCGGTAGTCCAACTTCCCGGTCGTCCACAGGCTGACCAGTCGCTTCATGACCCCCTCGCACACCACGTACTTGTAGTCGATCATGAACTGGGACTTCAGGTCCAGCGTGAGCTCGCCCAGCACCGGCACACCGACGTGGTGGCCGTTCATCAGCCCGTACACGAaatcgtcgtcggtccgctGCGATGCCAGGTTCGCCGTTGGCGGGAAGGACGTGATGCCCTCGGCGAACTGCAGCTGGCCCTTCTGGTTACACTTGCTGCACCCGTACTGGGAGTTGGGCAGCGCCGTGCACGTCACCAGGCTGTTTGCGATCGGATCGCAGAGCACGGCGCGGATCGCCAGCGTGTACGAGCGCGACTCGATGTCGAACTTGCGGCCCTCCAGCTCCTTCATCTCGTCCACCAGCGGGCGCAGGATCTCGTTGGCGATGGTCGGCGTCGGGAACGCGCCCTGGTAGACGCCAATCACGAACGGCTCGTCGAGCTGGACCGACAGCTTACCCAGGATGACCAGGTAGTGCGGCTGGACGGTGGAGCTGGCCTCGAGAGACTTGTCCGACTTGATCACGTAGAACGCCAGCTCCATGAACAGCGTCTGCATGTACCAGTGGTTGCTGTCGTCCACGTACCGCTGCAGGTAGTTGGTGATCGATCGCTTGACGCCAAAGTTCAGGTAACGCCCGACCGACATCGGCACCACGTCGAAGCTGGCGTACGTCGACTGCCGGCTGCAGAAACTGTccccggacgaggacgagtcGCTGCCGGCCAGGCTCACCTCCAGGCCGCCGGACTTCATGAGGGACATCAGATCCCGAACCATCTCGTTGGACGGGTTGTGCTTCAGCGTGAACTCCTTCAGCTGGTCGCGCAACGTCGGCTCGTTCGGACTGTACTCGCGGCACGAGAATTCGAAGCACTTCACCGCCGGACGCCTCTCGGCTccgcgctggccaccggtaTCCGCCGAGACGCTGTAGGCCGAGCAGTAGAGGTACTCCGCCTTCGCCTTGTTCCGCTGCCGCTCGACGAGATCGTTGCGAAAGCAACGCGTCAGTGGCTTGGTGAGGTTGTCGTTCAGCAGCGTGAGCAGGTTCAGCTTGGCCATCTTCTTCAGCGATCGATTAATCCGGCGGGGCAGCTCATCGCGCTTCATCTTCACTGGGCTGGGCACAGACACGCACTTTGCAAATACacaagcaccagcagcagggattcgatcgaatcgaGAAGCCGGGACCTCGGAGGACCTTCCACGAGAGCGATCGCACTGCACCGCGTGTGACTGGCAACTGTTGACTGTGGTCCCGATACCGACGAGATCACTTAAAAAGGACCAACACTTTCTACATAAATCTTTGCCTgtccgttctctctctctctctctagcgtGTTGCCGTGTCATAACTGTACACCCGAAGGATGTCCACGAAAACGGCAAAAGGAACGCGACGATTGCAGAGGCTCCGAGGACATATGGTGGAACTTCTCGTCCTCGATTTTCCTACCTCCGACGAAATGGTCCACGGAAGGCTGATATTTGAAGCCCGAAATTGGGCCCAGGATTAGGTtcagaaaacacacacacacgcttgcAAGTGCAGCACAAATGGTTAACCACCAACAGGAGAGGATTGAGACAGTTTGACGTAGAAACGGAATGAATTGATATGTGGGAACGAACGTGGCGTCGTACTTTTCTCCGGTTACGGAAACTCATTTGAAACCCGGCTGTGGCCAACAAGTGGTGGGAAACGTGTGTGTTGTTCTCACCGAACCACGGACGTTGAGAGCAGCGTTACGCGTTCAGGATGTGGCACAAGGATCCAGGGGCAGGATAAGCCTGTTGAATGTAGGCTAATAAGCATAGGACTGAGAAGTAGCTCGATGCTGCCAGTAGCATGGAAGAGCGATAATTTTTACACACTCCTTGTTTTCTCTTGTAACACATGAGATGAAAAGTCCTGGGCCTAATGTATAAATGATTCAAATCTCGTGTTCTTATGTTGCACGGCTTCTTGATAGGAAAATATACCGCTCCAGTGAAGCAATGGCTTTAAAAGTCTTATAAGGATTgcgctccatcagaaacaacaaacaaacggtggTTTGCTACCTTCAAACGTGGTCTTAAAGACATCGATAATGCAGAACGCTGTGTACGCTCAAATGAGGTAGTAAAAcctgaaaatattttaaaaaccaCAAAAGAACCAAAACGtccgaaagcacaacaatcgacTGGAAAGGTTATAGCCTCGGcattttgggatgtgcgtgatgtaatattcatcgactatcttgagaaaggGAATATCAGAAGCAGTGAATATTAAATGGCGTTATTGGAGCATTCGAAGACCAAAATGGCAAAGCAACGATCCTTGAATTGCTCCTACGTgcaccgtattcgccagatttggctcccagtTACTACTGGTTTTTCGCAGACCTCAAAGAAATGCTTATCGATAAcaaatttcgctcgaatgaagaggtgAAACTGAGGCCTGTTTGAGGcaaaagacaaatcgttctacaaaagtcgtattgaaatgttaaagcAGCGAAGGAAGGATTCTGTAGCTCTTGATGGAGATAACGTTGATGACTAAAGCAAACTTTGAACACAAAAACACGTTTTCTTACGTAGGCTCGGGagttttcagcccatgtgttaaaTGCGTTGAAATTTGAACACATCTGGGCAAATCAACGGAGTCAGCTGGAAGGACGTGTCGGCCCGAATCTGACATTGTCAAACAGGGCACCTAAACAAATTGGCCCATCGAACGTTTGCGCGACTGTTGATCGAACGCATTACAAATTCTAACTCCACGGTGGAGGTGCATCGTAGGAGACTCCCACAAAGCAGACACCATTGGATTACCTGTCGAGTTGTCCgacccaccgacgacgggcgaAATCCCAACAGAAtccgaagacgacgacgaaccccGCCACAACACTGGAAGACATCGAGCGGAACTACGAATGACCTTGAGGGCCGTGACCGTACGGCATGCTGCGGAGGCATGGACCCGGACGGCAATCTGTCACCTCGTGTCATAAATTCCGAAACCTACAATTTCTCCCTTTGCCTGCCTTGGTGTGGAATCTGGCACCTACCTGTTTCTTGGAGTCCATCTCGTCTTTCAGCTCAATCACGCGCTCCCGGAGCGGGCGAAGTTGCTGCGACAGGGGTGTCACCCGTTCGCGGCCCCCGGCGACGGCCCGCTGGAGTCCGTCGACGAGCCGTGCCAACTCCGTCATACCGCGCGACACCGTCGGCGACTCCGGCCGACCCGGCTcgccggccggggccgcgcTTTCTTCCGCCGTCAGCTGCGACAGCACGCCCGACAGCGACGGATCCTGCGACTTGAGGTTCTCGAGGGTCTGCGTCAAGTCGTTCACTTCCGCCTTCACGGTGGCCAGCTCGGCCCGCTGCTGCTTGTAAACGTTGCTCTTGGCGCGCAGGGTGCTCACGAACTGCTTCAACTCCTCGCCGCGCAGTATCACCTCGCCGACTGTGTCCTGCAGCTTGCGCTGTCTCTCCTGCAGCCGCTCCTCCACCTCATGCAGTTCCTTCGTCGTCTGGTCGAGCAGCTCGGCGGCCGCTTCCTTGTTGCGGGCGACCATTGCCGCCTGCTGCCGGAACGGGCCGAGCGAATCGGCCTGCGTGCTGTACTCCGTCATGCGGGCCTCCACCAGCTTCTGGATTTCGCGGCCCACGTCGTCGATTTTCGACTGCAACTCCTGCAGATCGGCCCGCCCGATGCTCGGCTCGTCGATCACCTCCTGGAGCGTCTGTACCTCCGAGCGCCGCTGGCGCAGTTCCTGCGGTAGCTTCTGCTGCACCATGAACTCCAGCACCTGCGTCTCCTCGACGATGCTCTCCATCAGGTTCTGCGGAGTGGCCCCCTGCACGGCCATCCGCGCGTTGTGCAGCTCCTTCTGGAGCCGTTCGTGCAGCATGTTGGCCCGGTTCAGTCCCTGACGCTGGTCGTCGATCTGTTGCAGCAGTTCCCGTTGGCGCTCCTTCTCGATCCGTAGCGCGTTGGCCGCTTCCAGTAGGAGCTCCTGCTGCGGCACCTTATCGAGCCGAGCCTGCGTTCGCTCGATGCGCTTCTTCACGTTCTCGATCTCCGTCTCGATGGCGCTGATGTCGTTGCGTAGTTCGCGCGTTTGCGCACCCTCGTCCACCGACTGGCAGTGGGCTCGGTGCGCCTCCTTGAAGTCGTCCATCGTCTGCAGGTACTGCGCCCACAGGCTGCCCAGCTCCGGCATCGACATCGCTTCCGGGGCCAGCTCGAGCGGAATCAAGAACCTGCAATCGAGGAAAGAAGAACATTGTAAACACGGAGGTCCCTAGGACGGGCGAAGTACTACGAACCGAGCCAGATACGACGCCTTCTTGACACGCTCCCGGTTCTCCAGCACCCAGCGCAGGATCGGGTGGATCAGCTTCTTCTCGCCCCGGACCAGGCCCCGCCGGAAAGCGCCGGGGTCGTCGATGTCCGCCGACGGTCGGTACTGCACTTTCCGCAGGGCCTCCATCACCTGTACGTTCGTGTCCTCCGGATCGGCTTCCCGCACGTCCAGCTTCTCGATGGCCCCGAACGCGTGAAACACATCGACCAGCACTTGGAGCAACGACTCCGGCGACAGCGAGTCGAACGTTATCAGATTGTACTCCGTTTCGAGCAGCTTATTGAGCTCAACGACGATCAGTTTCAGGTCCTCGGTCATGATCACGTTCCCCCGATACACGGCCAAACGGTAAATGCGGCCCAAACGGGTTCCGTCGtggtcgtttgttttgccgCTCCATGGCGATGGATGTTGTCATGGTGACGTTCCGTCATGCGCAGACGTCACCGCTTTTCTGATGGAACCACGCGGTAGGGTTTGTAAATAAACGAAGCAACAGGTGCGCGAAGGGAGGGAGGGTTGTCTTGGTCGTGGCCGGTTGATAATAAACCCATCACTTCggacaataaaacaataaccaTTACGGCCCTGGGTACTGGCGGTGTAGTGcgtggcaccggcaccggcaccggcaccagcattTGTCCTTTGCACCGCACTGACATGGAAGCCGTACGGTGGTCGGCACAAAATGGGTTTCCGGAGATTTGCCACAAGCGAGTAACCCTCCGTTGTGATGTCGCAGTTGATCTCCTTGAGTTTCTTGATAGCAATATTGCTTTCGTGTACATCTATTTTATCTAAATAGGACTCAAAGCAGTTTATCGATTGTAGCGTTGGTGATTCAAACGATTCAAATACGCATTCGTTGGCACTTGAAATCGTAAATAAAACGGCGTTACAATGAGCAAtacgtttcgtgtttcgccAATTCTTACCACTCGTAGAAGTTACTCCTTAAGCAAAATTGGAAgcgtatttggggctcggaaaacccatacgTCGTGCAACAGCGCGGATTTAGTGGTCTGGCGTCCTATCGGCctatttttctttgaaaattaaaaaggaACCACCGTAAGTTGAGCTCTTTCTCTACAATGCAAACGTTTATAGCTTTTAAACGCAGCTTCGAGTAGTTAAATGGCTCCATTTATCAAAGAAGGGTTGAAGCTAGTTTCATGGTTTGTTCCTGTGCTACCTAAATTCCAGTTTCAGCTGCGTACGGACTGTTCAACTAATAATGTCTCAGATCCGAACCATAACTCATCAAATTTAGATTTACGCGCAGACCGACCTTTCGAATAATACCCGGTTTTGGCTATGACAGCTCTTTCGGAACAACTAGTAAAGCAATGACTTGTCGAAGCCCGAACGTTATAAAAACGTGATTAATGattctttttcaattttagtGCATGTCTTTGGGTAGGTTTTCTTTAGGCCTCAGTATCAGTAAGAGGTGGCAAGTGATGGTGTATCTCAAACACTTCCTTACTAGCGAGGAACGAACCAACCTGGACGATTTTACTGGCTGCTCTAGAAACGTGTCATCTACCGAAAGAAAGTAGCTTCGAGACGTCTGCCACAACTTCGACATGATTGGAACGATCTATGGTACAGGGACTCTTAGCGCATGTAATGCTTACGATTCGTAACGTAAAGATAGGTCAATTAtaaggaaggaaaaaaggactaGGTACTGGTAGATATTCATCTATTTCTGTTTACTATATGAATGGGGAAAAGTTGAGCTGCAAAAGTGCATTAAAACACAGCAAACAAGCAGCATGTCCTTCACAGGAGTGCCCAGCGGAATGAATGTTCCTTTCCTGCGAAGGCCAAACGGGAAAATGAGATTTGAAACGAACCATCGCTAGAGTAtgccttcttcttcggctgGCAAAGGATACACAGTGGTGACAGCATTGGAACACCGGGAGGACACTGAGGACATCCTCCCGCTGTGCTGTAGTCGCTCGTGTGAAGGTGCTAAATTTACATATGCTCTAGACCGTCACCCGCGCTAGACAGTATCCAACTGTGCGGGTAATCCGTTTGTTTTCTGTCCGACATCCCCGGGCAGTTCCGACCCGGCGTGACCGGGGTCCGAGCCTGCCTGCGTCCAGATCCAGTGCAGGCGCAAATTAATATTAATGCCCGTCACTATCCTTAGATTGGTGCAGAGTTTTACACAAAACAATACCAAATCGCAGTCGCCACGCGTGACGCCACGCGTCCGGCGGCGATGCGTGACCGAACCCTCCGCGGACCTCCCCGAGCGGCTGACACAGTGTCCACGGTCAGCTCCAGACAGTGAAGGCACTGAAAAAGCGCTTCGAGACAAACTTATTAATATTTAACGCCGGCACAATTCATCAGTGACGAAGTCGTAGACGACGGCGAGTCAAACCGCGAATCGCAAAACTagaatgttttgtgtgtgcaaaacTATTTGTTTTCGTGAGTTATCAAAAAGCCGTGCTCGGACATGGGTTTGTGCGTCGCATGTTTGTCGAATGGTGGTACACGTTCAAAGCGTTGAAACATTTCCTGTACAATGTACTTTTCCGGCGGTACTTTTCGGCCAACCCAAGAATCACTAAATCCGTGCTCCACCTACACGTCGATCACTCCATCCGTCATGTGGAGCGGACTCTGCCGGGATCGGAAGCAAATCGATACGCCAGCCAGAAGGAGATGCTGCTCCGGGCCACCCTGGAGCTATATAAGATGGGTCCATCCTTCCGGTGGTTGGTACAGTGGCGCGTTGATGGTAGTGCAGTGAACATAGGAGCCCCCGAGAGGAAGCCATCAACATCCCGGACCAACCATGTGTAGGCTgtactttttcttcaacatTATCTGCCTGTATCTGGCCATCAAAAGTGCGCTCGGTGTGGAGCTGGACGGCACTGTAGGTCCACCCGGGGCTGATCGGGCGTTTGAGGAGCTAGAGCGTCGTTACAGTTCGCACTTCGATAACCGTTGCATTGCAGGATCAAAAGTTCTCCGAGTTCCGGCCATCGGCACACGACGGCTCCGACAGTCCAATGGATGGCGACGGGGTACGgcgcgatgacgacggtgggGAAGGCGTGAGCAAACGGGCCGCGGCCATGTGGTTCGGGCCCCGGCTGGGTAAACGTACACTTCCGGGCGATCTGCACGACGAGCTGGTGGAAGAGTTTGACAGTGAACCGCTGGCGTATGTCGGAGAGCAGCCGCAAAAGTTGGCCAACGAGTTGGTGGCGGGAGCCCCGTACGTTGTGTTGCTGCTGACCGCGAAGACACGTAAGACCCTCGCACCCCGTCCTGATTGAACCGGATCCGTAGCTGATCTGATCCGCTTTCGAACTGTATCCGCAGGAAAACCGCAGCCCCTGTTCTTCCACACGGTCGCACCGCGGCTGGGGCGACGGGACTCGGTCGGCGAGAACCACCAGCGGCCCCCGTTCGCCCCTCGGCTGGGTCGGAATCTGCCGTTTTCGCCCCGCCTGGGACGATCGTTCACCGCGGGAtatccacttccggtggcgttgTCCTACTAAAGACGACCGGACACCGGGCAACCCGGGAGCCCGGAAGCCGCTGGTCAACGAAGCACCACGACGGTTGCGTTTATTAGCATTTAAAAAGGAACCTACCACACGACTCTAATGGCTGGAATCTAATAAACTCGATCGTCGTGCGCCgtcgtccggccggccaccgcacACCCGATGCTCACTCGGAACCCTCGGAACGATCTGTAAATGCGCTCCAACGTGAAATTATGCactttaataaaatattacgGATGAAAAACCAGTGCCAGTCCCAATATTCCAGGTTCGGCTATCTTTTCGGAGGCTCCTTAACTGGGCATTCGCCTAGAACGGAAACGAAGCACGGGGGGTCAAACTagagttttcaatttttcaccccaatttgcttcgttttgatCGGTAACAAAGCAACTAGAGTCAATTTTCTTATTTATGAGCAATATTAACGAGATATTTTACATGCTTTCATATTAAAAATGGCTGAGAAACGTACGGTGAAGAATTCTCAAGACATcatgctgtttctcagcttcaaATGTGGCAACAACCTCGAAACATTGCAATAACCTAACTGATGAAGAATGTTGAATGGTCATTAACATGACTCAACTACCATTATACAATTATCAATTGGAATTTTATGCCACTATTTTCCAAGGATTCATTCTTTCCATGAAACCTACAAGTTGGTGGCTTTTCCTGCTCATGGTGACTCGAACGCTGGCTAAAACTTGACGACAGAAAcaatcattcaagaaggagCAAGTCTTATTGGTGAAGATTTCACCGTAAAACAGGAGACTGCAGCATTCCACAAGTCAgttcaatattttctctcCTAAACGAAATTGAAGGCCCTGACAGTGTGGCTTCGATTTATGGAAGGAAGTTCCGTGCAAAAATAGAACATAGCAATCGATAGCTATAAGACTCGTGTAGAATCAAtcagtgaaagtgaaacgattAAACGACAGATGATTGAAACGATCGAGATATTCGATACATTTTTCGCCGTCAACTCATCCAAAACTTTCCGGTTTACAGGTAGAATTGACACCGTCTCGGTTAAAACTGCCAAAAACTGTctaaaaaaatggcgaaacgaTCTAGACTGTGCTTAGCAATTGTTGTGCCAATATGCCAATCTGTTACCTCGGCGTAAACGCCTTCAAAACAATAGTGTCGTTAGTTTTGCTACACTCCCAAAAGAACCGGGAGAAGACACGCCCAATCATCAGGGGTACAAATTAGTCCGGCTCTCACCATGGTTGggaaaatctaaaaaaaaacctcgaacTTCGCGGAGCCTTACCCGCTGCGTTATAGGTTACCGTTGGCTACCCTTTCTGGCTAAAGTGACCAACGGCCGGTGCTAGAATGTTTTGGAAACTTGATTCCTTGTGTTGACGACCGAAATAGAACAACAAGACAACCTGGCAGCGTATAATAAGCGTGAGCAAGGTTCAAGAAACACTCGAGGAAACATCATCTGAATTCAGCGTACCAAACAAGCCACGGTAACCGGCCAGCGTCGGACAtccttcatttttttgttttttcaagtACCATCACAACTCCAATCCAGCGTGGCCTTCCAGTGGCAGCGGCCCAGGCAGCCCAGGAACCACCGACAAAGACCATTAAGCCCCCCGTGCACACGGCGGCGTGTTGCCTTCACTTACGCCAATGAGGTCCGCCGGGGGCCCTATGCGCTGTGTGGGATTCGAGCAAATTACTAAATTAGCCAACAGACATTATTCAATTATAAAAAATCAACTACATCTGCTTTGGCAACAATTTAGCGTCCACCCCAGCGTTGTCCGGTCGCCGCCCGACCAGCGGGTCCCCCCAGGATAGGACTTCGTCCTTCTTGTTGTCGGTTCGCCGCCGGTTGCGATGGTTGACAAACAAATGTTGATGGAtcggtgttgttttttctgcATCGCACCGGGAGGGGGAGTTGTATTTAACAAAACACTTTGTTTCCGTTTGTCTTTTTCCTCCGCCGCAATTAGCTACATCAGCTCTTCGTCACACACCTGTCACTCTTCCGCGTTGCGGCCGCCGGGAAACAATTGAAAGATGGACGAGCTCGGAGCTCACCATCCTTCGGTGGCCGAGCGCACCAGAAAGACGGCCTGAAAGAATCAGGACCCAATCGCGCCGCTCGGCGGTGTGGCCGTTCTAGCCACTTAACCACACGTGCAGTTATGGTTGAAGGAGTTGCGGAGCAAAAACAATCCGAGCGCTTGCGAAATTTATCGATACTAGGCGTCGTAGTTACGCCGGAGAATCTGCGTGAGCAGAAGGCTCGCCCGTCGGTGAAAGGACAGAACCGACgacgaaaacgacgacgaaggcaaTCAACCGGGTACCGGCCATTAATTGGACTCGATGCTCCATCAGGCCGGAATCGGGGCTGCACAACACGTCACGGTTGGCGAGCCCGACGGTTCTGGGGACTCACAAAATATTGCACCATTCCGATGACAGATGCATCGACTGAAATCGTAAGCGTTTCCTCAAACACAATAAGGCTTTCCGACAGgtctgtttgtttcttttgttttccaatcgTAGTTCAAAGTAAACAGTAGTTCAAATCTGCTCCCTTTAAGACAGTCCAGACCGTATAGAGTAGGGCCATGCCCATGCCAGTGCCAACTCCACCACAACATCACATCGGATGCAACGCAACTTTCGGCTCGAACCAGCCTTTAAGGACTGCCTGTGAAGGTACCTCCGCGCTCCATTCGAAGGTCCATTTTGCGGGCCATTCTTTTGCCTTGCATTTTGTACCCAACTGAGACATTGGCAATCCCCGGGCAGCGTCCAGCGGGGCCGGGGCAACCTAATTTGTTGCCAGCactttgcaaaacaaattcGCATCCATCGCGCCGGCCAAGGCAGTGTCGGCGAATGTGTCCAAACGGTATATAGTGGCGCTGGAACTGACTGGAACATAACTAGCCGCCCGACGGCCGACTACCGGCCGCGAAGGTGCGTCATAAAACTGCTCAACCGTCACCTCGCCTTGCGCCCAATGATTTGAAGGAGTATAGTAAAAAATCGATGGTTCCCCACCTGACCCGATCCGTTCGCCGCACGGCGCGGGTCCACGGGCTTTGTTCTTGGCCCCAGGGCGGCTTAGCATACCTTGCCGTGTCATAATTTTATGACGCCCGTCTCCGGCAAAGGGTTGCTCCGGTTGCAGTTgcaaccgcccgcccgggggttgCATTCTAATCGAACCGTCGAGCGTATCGTTCGGAGGCCGGAATTCAAAGCATCGCCGCGTGATGCGTCCCTAACGAACGTCACTCATTAGTAGCCCCCAGTCCTTGGCACTTCCCGAAAGTGCAACGCGGCCGTTGACCGTGAAGTGAAGGAACTGCCACCGCGAGATGGTGGGGGGCTACCGAACCACTAATGGACCGGAGTCCGCACCGCGCTGAACGTGCGGCACTGTAACCTGATCCGTGTCAGTTGCTATCTCTGTTGTCGCATTTGTTGGGAGTCAATAGCGCTAGGCTTGGGCCAATAACCAAAATCGGGGGACATTTTAATACACCCTCAAGGTCACGTTAATGTATCTccgccgttttgtttttttttttacaaacgcCCCAACAggtggaaaatatgaaagGAGGTAGTCTGGAGCGCGCGCGAGCCTGGCACACGACCGGCGGCCAAAATTTGCGCCAACGGCCACCGTAAACGGCTTTGGCCAGGGTCAGGGTGGATTAAGAATTTTGACAGAGCGATTAACATATGCCGCCAATGTTCGGCGCGGCGAACCGGTTCAAACCACCGAAACCTTCAAACTCCCGGTGAGTGATTCGCatcccagtgaacaattttgagtgcccgagccgaAAATCCACGATGACGTCGACGGTTCGACGGCGCCTCGACATCGCTTCGGCAACGGTCCTATGTATATTTTCTTGAGCAAATTGTTCTAAACCGTTGTTTAGCCGCCGAAGGGCCCAAGGCGCGCGCCGTCGATATAAATTCTCTCGAGcgttctctctccctctcttctatgtgtcccctctcttcTTTGTAttcccccattttctttctcttctattccgaccccaaataaaatagttcgtgtttggtcggtttcgaatcggtatatttttttctctcttttctttggaTCACTCTCACTGTCACTTTTCACTATCGGTATGATGCGGTGCGGATGATGCTTGGTGACGACGCAgacacttgttgttgcatgttttgtgttggaatccCATCAATCCATTTAGTCGGgcatctgaaacgagcagagtgaaaacttttgaacactatttgaacattactgaacactgtccaataaacttacctggaTTATTTCTATCAGGATCACACATGATTGAACGAAAAGCACTGAACGAGAACTTGACACTTAGGAAATACCAAGTCAGAAGCTTCGCCCCGACACGAAAATTGAACTAAGTCCTAACCGAACAAAATAGATACTGactgtcgtcggtggtcccgAACATAGAATTTCTTCGCTACCCTTCCCTACCTACCTCACCATGCACTCGGACTTGTAAAAATTTCCGAATGCCCGGCGACACAGACCCGGCGACTGCCGGGTctgtgtgtcgctctgtctctttttttctattcctttccctttccctcgtccgttcgtcttccacttgctccgttcgcttcgtttctcggcccttcctcccttccctctccgggtaaatgaaacccacaagctcgcgttcggccCGTCTCGGCTCTTTTGCCCTTCCATCTccaggtaattcaaacccacaagctcgcgcgtggaactccctcctctcatggtttcctccgctcttttccgccgctgcctacgagcggaccctcacgagcccgcctgcccgacttttctcttcctcgtcgcaggcagagggggttcggtttcagccttcctcatcccttcctcaggccgaggggtacctcgggcactcaaaattgttcactgggatGTAAGCGACTTCAAAAAgattgattg
It includes:
- the LOC128273803 gene encoding PBAN-type neuropeptides-like, whose amino-acid sequence is MCRLYFFFNIICLYLAIKSALGVELDGTDQKFSEFRPSAHDGSDSPMDGDGVRRDDDGGEGVSKRAAAMWFGPRLGKRTLPGDLHDELVEEFDSEPLAYVGEQPQKLANELVAGAPYVVLLLTAKTRKPQPLFFHTVAPRLGRRDSVGENHQRPPFAPRLGRNLPFSPRLGRSFTAGYPLPVALSY
- the LOC128274143 gene encoding intraflagellar transport protein 81 homolog; this translates as MTEDLKLIVVELNKLLETEYNLITFDSLSPESLLQVLVDVFHAFGAIEKLDVREADPEDTNVQVMEALRKVQYRPSADIDDPGAFRRGLVRGEKKLIHPILRWVLENRERVKKASYLARFLIPLELAPEAMSMPELGSLWAQYLQTMDDFKEAHRAHCQSVDEGAQTRELRNDISAIETEIENVKKRIERTQARLDKVPQQELLLEAANALRIEKERQRELLQQIDDQRQGLNRANMLHERLQKELHNARMAVQGATPQNLMESIVEETQVLEFMVQQKLPQELRQRRSEVQTLQEVIDEPSIGRADLQELQSKIDDVGREIQKLVEARMTEYSTQADSLGPFRQQAAMVARNKEAAAELLDQTTKELHEVEERLQERQRKLQDTVGEVILRGEELKQFVSTLRAKSNVYKQQRAELATVKAEVNDLTQTLENLKSQDPSLSGVLSQLTAEESAAPAGEPGRPESPTVSRGMTELARLVDGLQRAVAGGRERVTPLSQQLRPLRERVIELKDEMDSKKQSYDALLATLNAESATMQSKITETERTIRTLEQQWQELQLEHERSQLLLEKANEETLTRDDIGEGRVSLKETLSQQIFEQESIGKRLSEEKAKLAASKTDRAQQLEMWTDLRRLFEVKIRCLHEGKQRGPGGTLSVSRGGAETFTLQ